In the genome of Harpia harpyja isolate bHarHar1 chromosome 8, bHarHar1 primary haplotype, whole genome shotgun sequence, the window CCTGggcggggtgtgtggggggggcgCGGCCGCGCTGCTCCGCTGCGGGCGGGTGGGCGCCCGGCCCGCCGGGGCCCGCTTTATTGTTCGCAGTGTGGGCCGCCGGCGGTCGCCGCCGCCGGCGGTCGCCGGTGCGGCGGCGCGGGGATGGCCCCGCCGGGATGCCCGGGTCTTCGCCGGGgtccggccccgccgccgcgcggctccggagccggccctgcggcagCCGGCCTCCGGGAGCGCCGCTCCTGCGCCTAAAATGTCACCATCACCGCCCCCCCGGGGGGGCTGCGCGGGGTCCGTGCGGGGGCCGTCGGCCTCCCCCCGGAGAGCCCCAGCAGCCGGCGCTGCCCGGTGCTGGCCCCgcgtgggggagggggggaggcggcggcggccaccGGGTCCCTTCCCCGCcgggtgatgctgctgctgctgtgggggagcCGTACCGGCCCTGGTGCGGGGGCGCAGCCGGGGTGTCACTTAGGGACCGTAGGCTTAACGAGCGTGTAGCAGGTCAGGGTGGTGTGTTCCCGCCTGCGGGTCACTGCTGAAGGCAGGGAGGGCACAGCCTGCCCGCGCTGCCCTTGCTGAAGTTGGGGACTCCTGACTGATGCACGCAGCCCTAGGCTTGACGGGAAGCGCTGGCACAAATGCGGTCTTTAATAGAGTTGCAGGAACGGGTACGTAATTCCAGAGCTCAGCTCAGTACTAGCACTTTGGATTGGGAAGCGCTGGGAGAAATTGACTCTGTTCCTCCTCGGTCCTTCATCCCACTTCTCCCTCTTCGTGGCAGCCAGAGCACTCTGGGCTAGTGAAAGCTGGCTGGAGCTAGGAAATAGGTAGTACTCGTGACTTGTTAGTCATTTTGCTATGTAtgaaattctgatttaaaaatgtattggaaTAAATTAGGGGAGGCTGAGCTCTATGGAGTGATTACTTGGGTGCCTAATCTGTGATTAGAGcatcttttccccttcctgtatTATTAAAACGCTTCTGTCAATTTCAATGACACTTCAATGCTGTGATATAAATTATTGAACAAGGGCAAATGAGATGTCCTTCACCTTAGCTAGGGCCCTTAGTAAGGGCCCGATCCTGCAGAGAACAACGTCCTTCCACCCCTCCTGCTTCGGCAGCTGTTGGAGCCCCTCTGCCGAGTCCTTGCTCCTGTCCCTGCGCAATCCCTGGCTGCCCTTCCCCTGGCAAAAGCTGCCTTCTTCAGGCAGAGTATTGCTTATTGGATTGCATGTAACGGTTGTCCTTGCTGCTTCCTGATGAGCCCACGTGGATGGGACAGTCCTGTGGGATTTTGAAGGTGCGAGTGACCTTGGAAAGTGCTGTGGTTTTCTCTCTCGGCGTTTGCCTTGATTGCCCTTGTATGCCACGAGCTCTTTGATTTGGGGACCGCTGTGTGCAGAAGTCCTGGGAGGTGTCTTAAAACCTGATCATCACCCCTGTGGTAGTTTTTATGTATATTTGGTAGTGGCAATGAATGTGCTATGCTAGCACCTCCATACTACTTGAGGTAAAACATGATTTAGGAGTGGGTGGGGAACGGGACTGCTTCTTCCATTCTGGGCCCTGGAATGGTGGAGGTGGAAGAGGAATGTGACATACCTGTGGGGACTTGGCTCACCTCTGCTTTGGTTACAGGCAAATTAGTCCTGCTCCCACTTAGGCTGTGGGAACACTTGCTGCCCCAGAATCATGTTTCCCATGGATGAAAAAGCCGTTTCCTTCTTGAACAGCAAAGCAactaaaaaatgaatttttttaaagtgattctCCTGACAGGACTTTAATCTTTAgcctttttgttattgttattctTGCATTAATGATCTGGTTATGCTTTCCAGTATATTAAAGACAATATTCTGGAGTccttaaaaaaaatgcttgtcaCCTTTAATGATAACTGACTTTGGGATCTGGCCCTCCATAATCTCATGCAGTGCTGACTCTGATTTGCCTTAAGGGAAACAAGACAGACTGCTGTTTTAAATGGCCTTTTTGGCTTCTCTGGTTGCTCTTGACTGAAGCAGATTTCAGTGAATCCTACCCGATGTCTGTCCAGTGATTCATCTGGTCTTGCTTGGAAGAGGAAAGacagtggtttattttt includes:
- the LOC128145248 gene encoding proline-rich proteoglycan 2-like, which gives rise to MSTYHQDNDPPDKGEMGNTVTPRLRPRTRAGTAPPQQQQHHPAGKGPGGRRRLPPSPTRGQHRAAPAAGALRGEADGPRTDPAQPPRGGGDGDILGAGAALPEAGCRRAGSGAARRRGRTPAKTRASRRGHPRAAAPATAGGGDRRRPTLRTIKRAPAGRAPTRPQRSSAAAPPPHTPPRPPPRCGRRQRRRGCEPGRGAAQRPRRGALRQGAPA